GCCTGCGGTTGTCCTTCGAACATGGAAACCTCCTTCGGTTTCAACGATGCGGAGCCCGGCCGGACAGGCCGGGGCGGCGCGGGTGGTGGCAGGTGGGGCCTGCCGGAATGCGCGATCCGCGATGCCGCGGACCGCAAAAACCATGGGTGCGGAAACGCGTACGCCCCGGCTGCGTGCAGCGCGGGGCGTACGGGAAAGGCTTGGGTCCTGGGATGCGATGCGGCCTCGGCCTCCGGACAGGCCGCCGCGATCCTGGCTTGCGGCGGCGGTCTCCGAATTGTCGAGCAGCTCATGCATCGGCCGATCTCCGGCCAGATGGTTGTTGCGGATGACGCGCCATCTGGATCACCGACACTACGCCTGCGTTTTCAGCTCCGCAAGTGCAGGCGACGAACGGTCGGCAGCGCCTGCAGCGAATCTTGGATTCCCGTTAACCGCATGTTTTCATTGGGTTAATTCGCAACCACGATCTCCACCCGGCGGTTCTTCGCGCGCCCGGCGGCGGTCGTGTTGTCGGCCACCGGGGCGTCCTCGCCCTCGCCCTGCGCGCTGATCCGGCTGCGGCTGTAGCCCGCATCCGCCAGGCCGGCCTTCACCGCGTCGGCGCGACGCTGCGACAAGGCGCGATTGGCGTCGGCCTCGCCCTGGCTGTCGGTATGCCCCAGCACCTGCGCGCTGCCGGCACCCAAGGCCTTCAGGTAGATGCCCAACGCCTGCACGCTGGCCGCGGCCTTCGCGGTCAGTTGCGCCTGCCCGGACGCGAACGCGTCGCCGGCGAGGGTGAACACCTCGCCCTGCTCGCCCTTGCGCGACGGCGGCAGCTTGGCGCCTGCCACCAGTTCGGCTTCCTGTCGCGCCAGCGCGGCCTCCTTCTCGCGCGCGGCGGCCACCCGCGCGCCCTGGTCGATCTGCGCGGTGTCCAGCACCGCTTCGGCCTGTTCCGCCTGCGCGCGCAGGCGCGCGGCTTCCTCGGCCTGCACCTGCGCTTCCATCCGCAGGCGCTCGGCTTCGGCACGGGCGCGCTCGGCGTCGCGACGGCTGGCTTCCACCAGCAGCTCGCTGCGCTCGCGCTCCATGCCATCGATCACGCGGCGCGCGGCTTCGATCCGCGCCGCCTGTTCGGCGATGCCGACCCGGCGTTCCGCCAGCTGCTCGGCGGCGAGGCGTTCGCGCTTGCCGGCCGCCTGTGCGGCCGCCAGCGCCTGGCGCGCCTGCAGGCGCTCGTACTGGGCGAAGGGGTTCAGGCGGGTGTCGGCATCCAGCAATTGCAGGCGCTGCGCTGCGGGCGCGGCGGCCGGCAAGGCGTCCAGCGGGTTCTGCACGGCCTCCGCCGCTTCGATCTGCAGGCGGCCGCGCAATTCGGCGATCTGCGCCTGCTGCTGGCCGAACTCGGCGCGGGTCACCGCCGCGCGGCTGAGCACGTGCGCGAGGTCGGCATCGGCGGTGGCCGCGACGGCGGCAGCGCGGGCTTCATCCTCGCGCCCGCGGGCCATCGCCGCCTGCGCGCGGGCAAGGCCGGCGCGCGCCTGCGCGAGCTGCGGCGCGGCGTACTGGTCGCCATCGGCCGCGTCGGCGCGCGCCACGGCCTGCTGCGCCGCGTCCAGCTCTGCGTCGGGCGGCGGCAGGCTGGCGCAACCGGCGAGCGCGAGCGCCATCGCAAGGCCGCAGGCGGCCGCGTGCCGCGTTGTCAGGAAGTGTGCGAAGCTTTTGCGCATAAGGGGATCGTGCGTGGTGGCGTGCGGTCATTGTGGGAATCCGGCGGCGCATGCGCAAATCGCCGGCAACGAACGGGGCTGACGATGGATATCGACTACTTCCTCAAGCTGATGTCGGAAAAGAACGCCTCGGACATGTTCCTGAGTTCCGGCGCGCCGGTGAACATCAAGGTCGAGGGCGAGCTGATCGCGCTGGGCAGCGCGCCGCTGCCGGCGGGGATGTCGAAGAAGGTGGCCTATTCGCTGATGGACGAACGCCAGATCGCCGAATTCGAGCGCGAGCTGGAGCTGAACATGGCGATCGCGGTGGCCGGGTCCGGCCGTTTCCGCGTCAACGTGTTCCAGCAGCGCGGCGAAGTCGGCATGGTGATCCGCGCGATCCGCAGCGACATCCCCAGCATCGAGGAGCTGCAGCTGCCGCAGGTGCTGAAGGACATCATCATGGCGCCGCGCGGGCTGGTGCTGATCGTCGGCTCCACCGGCGCCGGCAAGTCGACCACGCTGGCCTCGATGATCGACCACCGCAACACCACCACCTCCGGCCACATCCTCACCATCGAGGATCCGATCGAATACCTGCACCGGCACAAGAAGTCGATCGTCAACCAGCGCGAGGTCGGGCTCGACACCCACAGCTTCCACGCCGCGCTGAAGAACGCGATGCGCGAGGCGCCGGACGTGATCCTGATCGGCGAAATCCGCGACGCCACCACCATGGAGGCGGCGATCGCCTTCGCCGAGACCGGCCACATCTGCCTGGCCACCCTGCACTCCAACAACGCCGACCAGACCATCGAGCGCATCCTCAACTTCTTCCCCGAGGGCGCGCACAAGAACGTGCTGATGAACCTGGCGCTGAACCTGAAGGCGGTGGTCAGCCAGCGCCTGGTGGTCGGCCTCGACGGCCGCCGCCTGCCGGCCGCGGAGGTCCTGATCAACACGCCGATGATCCGCGACCTGCTGCGCCGCGGCCAGGTCCACGAAATCAAGATCGCGATGGAAGAGTCGCTGGAAGACGGCATGCAGAGCTTCGACCAGTGCCTGTTCCGCCTGTACAAGGAAGGCAAGATCGAGATGGAGGAGGCGCTGAAGGCCGCGGATTCGCGCGATGGCCTCGCCCTCAAGTTCCGCCTGTCCGAAGGCTCCAGCGGCGAGCACGACCCCTACGCCGACGTGTTCAACGCCGGCGCCGCGCACTGAGGCCGGGTCAGCGGGCCTTCTCGGGCGCGTCGGGCTGTCGCTCCGGGCGCGCGGCATCGAACTCGGGCAGCTCCAGGCAGGCCGCCTCGATCCGCTGCAGGGCCGGGAAGCGCGCCATGTCCACGCCGAAACGGCGCGCGTTGTAGAGCTGCGGCACCAGGCAGCAGTCGGCCATGCCCGGCGTGTTGCCTTCGCAATAGGTCCCGGTCGAGGGATGGTCGGCGACCATCGCCTCCGCGGCGGACAGGCCTTCGACGATCCAGTGCCGCACCCATTCGTCGCGCTCGGGTTGCGGCACGTTCCATTCCTGCTCGAAGTACTGCAGCACGCGCAGGTTGTTGAGCGGGTGGATGTCGCAGGCCACCAGCAAGGCCAGCGCGCGCACGCGCTGGCGCTCGCGCGCGGTGCTCGGCAGCAGCGCCGGCGTCGGCCACATCTCGTCGAGGTATTCCAGGATCGCCAACGACTGGCTCAGGCGCCGGTGGCCGTGCCCGAGCACCGG
Above is a genomic segment from Thermomonas aquatica containing:
- a CDS encoding OmpA family protein, with amino-acid sequence MRKSFAHFLTTRHAAACGLAMALALAGCASLPPPDAELDAAQQAVARADAADGDQYAAPQLAQARAGLARAQAAMARGREDEARAAAVAATADADLAHVLSRAAVTRAEFGQQQAQIAELRGRLQIEAAEAVQNPLDALPAAAPAAQRLQLLDADTRLNPFAQYERLQARQALAAAQAAGKRERLAAEQLAERRVGIAEQAARIEAARRVIDGMERERSELLVEASRRDAERARAEAERLRMEAQVQAEEAARLRAQAEQAEAVLDTAQIDQGARVAAAREKEAALARQEAELVAGAKLPPSRKGEQGEVFTLAGDAFASGQAQLTAKAAASVQALGIYLKALGAGSAQVLGHTDSQGEADANRALSQRRADAVKAGLADAGYSRSRISAQGEGEDAPVADNTTAAGRAKNRRVEIVVAN
- a CDS encoding PilT/PilU family type 4a pilus ATPase, whose translation is MDIDYFLKLMSEKNASDMFLSSGAPVNIKVEGELIALGSAPLPAGMSKKVAYSLMDERQIAEFERELELNMAIAVAGSGRFRVNVFQQRGEVGMVIRAIRSDIPSIEELQLPQVLKDIIMAPRGLVLIVGSTGAGKSTTLASMIDHRNTTTSGHILTIEDPIEYLHRHKKSIVNQREVGLDTHSFHAALKNAMREAPDVILIGEIRDATTMEAAIAFAETGHICLATLHSNNADQTIERILNFFPEGAHKNVLMNLALNLKAVVSQRLVVGLDGRRLPAAEVLINTPMIRDLLRRGQVHEIKIAMEESLEDGMQSFDQCLFRLYKEGKIEMEEALKAADSRDGLALKFRLSEGSSGEHDPYADVFNAGAAH
- the maiA gene encoding maleylacetoacetate isomerase; amino-acid sequence: MSEPLQLYSYWRSSAAYRVRIGLNLKGLAYDIVPVHLLHDGGQQHSAEYRGINPQQLVPVLGHGHRRLSQSLAILEYLDEMWPTPALLPSTARERQRVRALALLVACDIHPLNNLRVLQYFEQEWNVPQPERDEWVRHWIVEGLSAAEAMVADHPSTGTYCEGNTPGMADCCLVPQLYNARRFGVDMARFPALQRIEAACLELPEFDAARPERQPDAPEKAR